A region from the Gemmatimonadota bacterium genome encodes:
- a CDS encoding DNRLRE domain-containing protein: MRLTYPILISLVWAHMAEPAMAAPPPLVLEGTAMSGVARSAPLSLGLLACLLGCGDQDPVRVESPRLLQASDTIVTQLTPIADTHIRSTIPDTNRGTQDRLWVRGKNGRDRSLVQFDSAAIRAEVGAGTLTSAHLELTVDTAFGWGGSGRWVGAYRMLRSWTELGATFNCADDPDPGNGTFDCAPADQWDMAAAPGTEFAGEPTDTLLFVNDQTGSVQFDVTADVQAFLNGSAPHFGWILARTDEDSGGKVEFDSKEGVNAPVLRVEVETAGVDTLAPAVPDSTPWDLPDTLYSSPPGDTITLMYRTVVDVGFDKDTPGATINAFLVAFQAQVIGGAPYLNEYTIRIPDPGPTWTAVRAVFQQMLESPHVRWFSPRYKRVRPDPAQQNLRLPDDAPLLQRNDWLAEDEYSWAFRAVSAPEAWGCVTGMYGEIVPRIAVIDFEFDSLSTVGLDIQASVDRVSGPAGPTAVENHGLWVASLATAPGDNGIGIAGMVWRSRLSLNSLGVVEASDRFVREVVPELKEFMPDIVLASIDPTRFPEDSTEAARVAEAMRSLFTKVPGMLWVNSADNDGNDAPRPNGLFVSVLADSVWTEVGSRILIVSGSAPGDSLWNEGPFDHSGYYEGRTEIAAPAYRVPVAHRTGVWHVPGTQIPESAVSFAAPLVAGAAAQLKAMDPSISPAEIKQKILAGPEVPRFRNGSPLPIPKPLLAGTSIRELDAYGSLQLLAKEKPGQVPICGYPVALGGGGASPELQFLTDPNGAVGHTISLAGRDVGVTERVSVAQGGRLISFSEVPPGGLKPRAVVMDYTGAVVSTLDSIAERRFLETDTLDVTWRGVTVVDSRGNESFELQGMDLYVTRGADGSVDHVDFFATTLATDVYSWYYEVDPTGTWGLIGWTFQPGCSVNYYAVPMSGAARTLIHQEPECDVFPSGAAWRQRGGLRSDLRSIRREFSQYPSAALRPDHGAGHRAGRAERCGRPPHGGRLPRR; the protein is encoded by the coding sequence ATGCGGCTAACCTACCCAATCCTCATCTCCCTGGTGTGGGCGCACATGGCCGAACCGGCCATGGCGGCGCCCCCGCCGTTGGTTCTGGAGGGCACAGCCATGTCCGGAGTCGCCAGGAGCGCCCCCCTCTCCCTCGGACTGCTCGCCTGCCTCCTGGGCTGCGGGGATCAAGATCCAGTCCGGGTCGAGTCGCCCCGCCTGCTGCAGGCGTCCGACACCATCGTCACGCAGCTCACGCCGATCGCGGATACCCATATCCGCTCCACGATCCCTGACACCAATCGAGGCACGCAGGACCGCCTTTGGGTGCGGGGCAAGAACGGCCGGGACCGAAGCCTCGTGCAATTCGACTCGGCCGCCATCCGCGCCGAAGTCGGGGCCGGCACCCTCACGTCCGCCCACCTGGAGCTGACCGTCGACACGGCCTTTGGGTGGGGTGGGTCAGGTCGATGGGTGGGGGCCTACCGGATGCTGCGGAGCTGGACCGAACTGGGAGCGACCTTCAACTGCGCCGACGACCCCGACCCAGGGAACGGCACGTTCGACTGTGCACCGGCCGATCAGTGGGACATGGCTGCGGCGCCCGGCACCGAGTTCGCGGGTGAGCCCACCGATACGCTGCTGTTCGTCAACGACCAGACGGGGTCGGTCCAGTTCGACGTGACCGCGGACGTCCAGGCGTTTCTGAACGGGTCGGCGCCGCACTTCGGATGGATCCTGGCCAGAACCGATGAGGACAGTGGCGGGAAGGTCGAGTTCGACTCCAAGGAGGGTGTGAATGCGCCGGTGCTGCGGGTGGAGGTGGAGACGGCTGGCGTGGATACTCTCGCTCCGGCAGTCCCAGACTCCACGCCATGGGATCTGCCAGACACCCTCTACTCATCACCGCCAGGCGACACCATCACACTGATGTACCGGACCGTCGTTGACGTGGGCTTCGACAAAGACACGCCCGGCGCGACAATCAACGCGTTCTTGGTCGCCTTTCAAGCGCAAGTCATCGGAGGGGCGCCTTACCTCAACGAGTATACGATCCGTATTCCAGACCCGGGCCCAACGTGGACAGCTGTGCGAGCCGTATTCCAACAGATGTTGGAGTCACCCCATGTGCGGTGGTTCAGTCCTCGGTACAAGCGCGTCCGACCCGACCCCGCACAACAAAACCTACGTCTGCCGGATGACGCACCACTCCTGCAACGCAACGACTGGCTCGCTGAAGACGAGTACTCCTGGGCCTTCCGAGCAGTATCTGCACCTGAGGCATGGGGTTGTGTAACCGGGATGTACGGCGAAATCGTCCCCCGGATCGCGGTCATCGATTTTGAGTTCGACAGTCTGTCCACGGTCGGCTTGGACATTCAGGCCTCAGTCGATCGAGTCTCGGGCCCGGCTGGTCCCACGGCCGTCGAGAATCACGGGCTGTGGGTTGCGTCTCTAGCCACGGCACCGGGTGACAACGGGATTGGGATAGCCGGGATGGTCTGGCGCTCGAGGCTCTCGTTGAATTCCCTTGGAGTAGTTGAAGCGTCCGATCGGTTCGTGCGGGAGGTGGTTCCTGAGTTGAAGGAATTCATGCCCGATATCGTCTTGGCCTCGATCGATCCAACTCGGTTCCCCGAGGATTCCACAGAGGCAGCTCGCGTGGCTGAAGCGATGCGGAGCCTCTTCACCAAGGTCCCCGGAATGCTGTGGGTCAACTCGGCGGATAACGATGGCAATGACGCCCCCCGACCGAACGGACTATTCGTCTCCGTTCTGGCGGATAGCGTGTGGACCGAGGTCGGGTCTCGCATCCTCATCGTTAGTGGGTCTGCGCCCGGGGACTCCCTCTGGAACGAAGGGCCGTTCGACCACTCGGGGTACTATGAAGGACGGACCGAAATCGCAGCCCCGGCCTACCGGGTTCCAGTTGCCCACCGCACAGGCGTGTGGCACGTCCCTGGGACCCAGATCCCCGAGTCAGCGGTGTCGTTCGCCGCGCCTCTGGTCGCGGGTGCAGCAGCGCAGTTGAAGGCCATGGATCCGTCAATCTCGCCGGCGGAAATCAAACAGAAGATCCTCGCGGGTCCTGAAGTCCCAAGGTTCCGAAACGGATCCCCGTTGCCGATTCCGAAGCCTCTTTTGGCGGGCACCAGCATCCGCGAACTCGACGCCTACGGCTCCCTGCAACTCCTCGCCAAAGAGAAGCCCGGTCAGGTCCCCATCTGCGGGTATCCCGTGGCCCTCGGCGGTGGCGGCGCGAGCCCGGAGCTGCAGTTCCTCACCGATCCGAACGGAGCCGTGGGCCACACAATCTCTCTGGCCGGGCGAGATGTCGGAGTGACCGAGCGGGTCTCGGTCGCTCAAGGAGGCCGGCTGATCTCGTTTTCGGAGGTTCCGCCCGGTGGTCTGAAGCCTCGGGCCGTCGTCATGGACTATACCGGCGCGGTGGTCAGCACGCTCGACTCGATCGCCGAGCGCCGCTTCCTGGAGACCGACACTCTGGACGTCACGTGGCGCGGCGTCACAGTTGTGGACAGCCGCGGCAATGAGTCGTTCGAGCTCCAAGGGATGGACCTGTATGTGACCCGTGGGGCCGACGGTTCCGTCGACCACGTCGATTTCTTCGCGACCACCCTGGCGACCGACGTGTACAGCTGGTACTACGAGGTTGACCCGACCGGAACCTGGGGTCTGATCGGTTGGACCTTCCAACCTGGATGTTCGGTCAACTACTACGCCGTCCCCATGAGCGGGGCGGCTCGAACGTTGATCCACCAGGAGCCGGAGTGTGACGTGTTCCCGAGCGGCGCTGCGTGGCGACAACGAGGGGGACTACGGTCTGATCTTCGCTCGATTCGGAGGGAGTTCTCCCAGTACCCGAGTGCTGCGCTTCGACCCGACCACGGGGCTGGCCACCGCGCAGGCCGTGCTGAGCGGTGTGGACGTCCCCCACACGGGGGCCGTCTTCCGCGGCGATGA